The genomic segment CACTACCAAGAATTATTAAGCGATTAGAATCAGAAAGGCGTAACCATTACCAATATCTTCATGGCTTTTTTACTGGAGCTGAGACGGATATGACCTTAGAGCTACTGCATGCGGTGTCGTTAGATACTGGTTCTAATGCGGTTGGTAAGCGCATCGCTAAAATCCCTTGGTCTCAGTTAGGTGTTGAACTTAGAGCTGTAAGAAGGAAGGCGAGGAGATAAGTCCTGCACCAGAAGACTGGGTTTTCGAGCGTAATGACATCATCATGTTGGTTGGTAAACCACGCTCAATAGAGGCTGCAGAAGAGTATTTATTGCAAGGTTGATGGTTTTTTTTGAAGATGGCTAATTACAGTAGAATTTTGCCATCTTCTTCCATACAATGGCTAGTTACGTTTGTTGTTGAGTAGCCATGTGGTTACTGCTTGTATGGGATAGTCATGTCGGCCAAATTGTTTAATCTTCCTATCAAAATAAGCTTAGAGTTGATTGCTAAGTTATTTTCATCAGTTCAATTACAAAAAGCGCAGAATTATCTCATTGAAGGCCGAGTGCTTGAAGTGCACGCAAGCCAAGAAAATCATAATGTTGAATCTTATGTGGCTGGCTCTGCGATCGAGCCTTATCGCCAAGACATTACTCTGGTAAATGTAAATCACAAAATCGTGATGAAATCACATTGTACTTGCCCTGTCGGCTCCAACTGTAAGCATGTTGCAGCCGCCTTGTTAGCGCTAATTGATAAAAAACCAGTTGAAGAACAACGATTAAGCCAGTGGTTGATGCAGCTTGAAAAGCAAGATTTAGTGCACGCCACAGAAGAAGATGAAGAAAAAGATCGAATTATTTTCACGCTTTCTAGCGACCATCATGGCATTTTTGTCGACTTTAAGCGCAGTAAGCTAAATAAAAAACAACAGTTTAATAAGGGCAGTAAAATTGCCTTAAATGATGTTAAATATCATCTACCTTGGTGGATCAGCCCTGAAGATAGTCAGATTATTAGCTTGCTGTTATCTTCTTCAAAAAGTGCTTCAAAAATATACCTTGAGGGCGAAATTTGCGCTCTTGCATTAACAAAAATGCTTGAGCTTGGTACGTGTTTCTGGGAAGAGAATCGCACACCTTTAACGTTAACTTCTAAACTGGCTCCTGATTTTGTTTGGCAAGAAACTGACACCCGTCATACTCAAATTAGCATGAGTATGCCAGAGCTAGATAATTGGGAGTTTATCGCTACCAACCCACCAATGTTCGTTGACTTAGATTATTTAAAAGTTGGCTATTTAGACACGGATTTATCAGTAGATAAATTAAAGCTGCTGCAGCAAATGCCGCCAGTGCCATTAGATAAGGTGGATGATATTAGCGATAAAATGCTGCGTCATTTTTCACCTAAAAGTGTGCCAGTTCCCAGTGAGATTGAATTTCATGAGATAGAAGATCCGCTCAAAGTCTCGCTAACCTTTACGATGGCACAGCTAAATGACAGTCCTATCATGCAGCCTGTGCTACAAATCGAGTTTCTGTATGGTGATATCAGCATTGCTGGTAGAAAAAGCCGAGAAAAAATTAATCTTATCAAACAAGGTAAGGTGCAATATCAAATACATCGAGAGCTTGAGTTAGAAGCTCAAGCACTTGAATGTCTTGAAAGCCTACAGTTACAGGCGATTGATAACAGTATCCTGACCTATAACAATCAACATGTTAGCTATTTTAGCCTTGGTTTAATGCCAGAGATGGTTAACGAGTGGGCGCAACTCACGACTTTTGGCATTATGACCTTAGAAGATTTAGGCTATAACGTGGAGTTTGCTGCTGACTTTGACTTAAACATTGTTGATGCAGATATTGAGGTAGATTTAGATGACGATGAAGATAGTGGTTGGTTTTCGTTATCGTTAAATGCTGATATCGAAGGGCAGAGTGTGCCGCTGTTGAGCCTTGTTGCCCGTTGGCTCCAGCAAAATGGTGAGCCTGATGATGAGCAAGAGCTTATTTTACCCGGGCCAAATGGACGGTTTGTCAAAATTAAAGCCAAAACAATTAAGCCGCTAATTTCGGTGATTCAGGAGTTATTTCAGCGAGGCGGTGGTGATGTTCTCGAAGTCCCACGTAACCGAGCTGATTTGCTTAATGAATTGTCAGAAAGCGATATTAGATTACTCAATGGTGAAAGAGTCAGGCATTTAGCGACAAAATTAGCCGAGTTTAAAGGGATTGAGTCAGTTGCATTGCCCACAGGGCTTAATGCCACTTTGCGAGACTATCAAAAACAAGGGTTTGATTGGTTGTGCTTTTTAAAAGAATATCAACTGGGCGGTATTCTTGCTGATGATATGGGCTTAGGTAAGACGTTACAGACATTGGCATTTTTATTAAAATCCAAACAGATGAAAGCGCAAAATATTGACTCGAGCAGCACGACGTCATTAACACCAAGACCGAGTCTTATCGTTTGTCCTACTAGTTTAGTGGGTAACTGGTATAAAGAAGCGCAAAAGTTTACTCCCGATTTAAAAGTGTTGGTTATTCATGGCAACAAGCGTCAAGCATTACTCGAAAAAATCGAAGAGTTTGATGTCATTGTCACCACATACCCTCTGATTTTACGTGATGAAATGGTGTATAGCGAATATAGCTTTGAGCACATTATTTTAGATGAAGCACAACAAATCAAAAATG from the Shewanella japonica genome contains:
- a CDS encoding SNF2-related protein, which translates into the protein MSAKLFNLPIKISLELIAKLFSSVQLQKAQNYLIEGRVLEVHASQENHNVESYVAGSAIEPYRQDITLVNVNHKIVMKSHCTCPVGSNCKHVAAALLALIDKKPVEEQRLSQWLMQLEKQDLVHATEEDEEKDRIIFTLSSDHHGIFVDFKRSKLNKKQQFNKGSKIALNDVKYHLPWWISPEDSQIISLLLSSSKSASKIYLEGEICALALTKMLELGTCFWEENRTPLTLTSKLAPDFVWQETDTRHTQISMSMPELDNWEFIATNPPMFVDLDYLKVGYLDTDLSVDKLKLLQQMPPVPLDKVDDISDKMLRHFSPKSVPVPSEIEFHEIEDPLKVSLTFTMAQLNDSPIMQPVLQIEFLYGDISIAGRKSREKINLIKQGKVQYQIHRELELEAQALECLESLQLQAIDNSILTYNNQHVSYFSLGLMPEMVNEWAQLTTFGIMTLEDLGYNVEFAADFDLNIVDADIEVDLDDDEDSGWFSLSLNADIEGQSVPLLSLVARWLQQNGEPDDEQELILPGPNGRFVKIKAKTIKPLISVIQELFQRGGGDVLEVPRNRADLLNELSESDIRLLNGERVRHLATKLAEFKGIESVALPTGLNATLRDYQKQGFDWLCFLKEYQLGGILADDMGLGKTLQTLAFLLKSKQMKAQNIDSSSTTSLTPRPSLIVCPTSLVGNWYKEAQKFTPDLKVLVIHGNKRQALLEKIEEFDVIVTTYPLILRDEMVYSEYSFEHIILDEAQQIKNAQAKVTQALKTFKAQFRLCLSGTPLENHLGELKSLMDFCLPGLLGQHAYFNKEFRGPIEKQADTEKSAILLNRIAPFLLRRTKNEVMSELPEKTIIVQTLELEKDQRNLYESIRLVMEKKLRELFAKQGVSSSHIEFLDALLKLRQACCDPRLVKLEQAQYVEDNAKLTWLTQNVPEMVEEGRKILIFSQFTGMLALIEQEFINMGIPYSKLTGQTRQRQDEIDAFQEGDVPVFLISLKAGGTGLNLTAADTVIHFDPWWNPAAEKQATDRAHRIGQLNPVFVYKLIAQGTVEEKIQEMQQHKQSLADSILAGSAKSQWQGNADDLLALLR